A genomic region of Nymphaea colorata isolate Beijing-Zhang1983 chromosome 2, ASM883128v2, whole genome shotgun sequence contains the following coding sequences:
- the LOC116248864 gene encoding DEAD-box ATP-dependent RNA helicase 51 produces the protein MEDDLQKKMKKEKKDKKKKTKNEDENENEMPSNINGDFAAEATPPVEEKKKKRKKEKEKEKKMAENKEVDEVEKKKKKRKRMSQGQQEEEVELASESDAEEEEEEEEMKVEEDANNEGHSEGEGAEETGEGAKKPKTGGGGSGIMSSLTFEALELSELTMKAIQGMGFSNMTEIQARAIPELLKGSDVVGAARTGSGKTLAFLVPAVELLYHIHFTPRNGTGVIIVCPTRELAIQTHTVATELLSHHKQTHGVIFGGTALRGERERLVKGVNLLVATPGRLRDHLENTPGFLYKNLKCLIIDEADRILDPNFEEDMRKILSILPKKRQTVLFSATQTKKVADLVRLSFQSTPKYIGVDDGRVKATAENLQQGYCVVPCAKRFVLLYSFLKRNMSKKVMVFFSSCNSVKFYADLLKYINIECFDIHGKQKQQRRTTTFFDFCKAQKGFLLCTNVAARGLDIPSVDWIVQYDPPDDPKEYIHRVGRTARGEFGSGHALLFLMPEELQFLSYLRKEKIPMKEYEYDEKKLANVQAALDKLVVNNYHLLRAAKDAYSSYVKAYASHSMKEVFNVHRLNLQDVAASFCFDSPPMVNLNIDSNASKFRKKMHRDGRNRHGISELTPYGKR, from the exons ATGGAGGACGACCtccagaagaagatgaaaaaggagaagaaggacaagaagaagaagactaagAACGAGGATGAAAACGAGAACGAGATGCCCTCAAACATAAACGGTGACTTTGCTGCAGAAGCCACTCCTCCtgtggaggagaagaagaagaagaggaagaaggagaaggagaaggagaagaagatggccGAGAACAAGGAGGTGGATgaagtagagaagaagaagaagaagaggaagaggatgagcCAAGGACAGCAGGAGGAAGAGGTGGAACTTGCGAGTGAGAGCGATgccgaggaggaggaggaagaagaagagatgaaGGTGGAGGAAGATGCTAATAACGAGGGGCATTCAGAGGGCGAGGGAGCGGAGGAAACTGGCGAAGGTGCGAAGAAGCCAAAGACTGGTGGTGGTGGGTCGGGGATCATGAGCTCATTGACGTTTGAGGCGTTGGAGCTGTCGGAACTCACAATGAAGGCGATTCAGGGGATGGGATTCAGCAATATGACGGAG ATCCAAGCCAGGGCAATTCCAGAGTTGCTAAAAGGTTCCGATGTGGTTGGAGCTGCAAGAACAGGATCTGGGAAAACCCTTGCATTTCTGGTCCCAGCTGTGGAACTGTTGTATCACATCCATTTCACTCCACGCAATGGGACTGGGGTGATTATAGTTTGCCCTACAAGAGAACTTGCTATACAG ACCCACACTGTTGCAACAGAGCTTTTGTCACACCACAAACAGACCCATGGTGTAATTTTTGGTGGGACTGCTTTAAGGGGAGAAAGAGAGCGCCTTGTGAAGGGTGTAAATCTTTTGGTTGCCACCCCTGGTAGACTCCGTGATCATCTTGAGAACACTCCGGGATTCTTATACAAAAATTTAAAG TGTCTTATAATTGATGAAGCTGACCGTATACTGGATCCTAATTTTGAAGAGGATATGAGAAAGATTCTTTCAATTCTTCCGAAG AAAAGGCAAACTGTCCTCTTCTCTGCTACTCAGACCAAAAAG GTTGCGGACCTTGTACGTTTGTCCTTTCAGTCCACACCTAAATATATTGGTGTTGATGATGGGAGAGTGAAG GCCACCGCTGAAAATTTGCAACAGGGATATTGTGTGGTGCCTTGTGCAAAAAGATTCGTTCTACTATACTCTTTCTTGAAGAGAAATATGTCAAAGAAGGTTAtggttttcttctcttcttgcaACTCAGTCAAGTTCTATGCAGATCTACTCAAATACATTAATATTGAGTGCTTCGATATTCATggaaaacaaaagcaacaaagaAGAACTACTACATTCTTTGACTTCTGCAAGGCGCAAAAGGGCTTTCTTTTGTGTACAAATGTTGCTGCCAGGGGACTTGATATCCCTTCAGTG GACTGGATTGTTCAGTATGATCCTCCTGATGATCCCAAG GAATACATACACAGGGTTGGTCGAACTGCACGTGGGGAATTTGGAAGTGGCCACGCGCTTCTGTTTCTAATGCCAGAAGAATTGCAATTTCTCTCTTACTTAAGG AAAGAAAAGATTCCTATGAAAGAGTACGAGTACGATGAGAAGAAGCTGGCAAATGTTCAGGCTGCTTtg GATAAACTTGTAGTGAACAATTATCACCTCCTCCGTGCAGCAAAAGATGCTTATAGTTCTTATGTAAAAGCATATGCATCTCATTCCATGAAGGAGGTATTCAATGTTCACCGCCTAAATCTTCAG GATGTTGCTGCTTCCTTCTGCTTTGATTCGCCTCCCATGGTAAATCTGAATATTGACAGCAACGCTTCCAAGTTCAGAAAAAAGATGCATAGAGATGGAAGGAATCGGCACGGAATTAGTGAGTTAACCCCTTACGGTAAGAGATGA